A window of Roseburia hominis A2-183 genomic DNA:
CAACGGCCCGCAGGTCGGCATGATTCACACGGCGATGAATGAGTTCTGCCGTCTGTATCCGGAATATACGGCGACGCCGATGTCTGTCTGCTCGGCGATGAGCCAGGGATATATCGGATATGATCTGCAGAATGCGATTCGTGCAGAGCTTCTGAACAGAGGTATCTACAAGACGGTATCCACGATCCTGACACAGGTGGTGGTTGACCCGTACGATGAGGCATTTTACAAGCCGAGCAAGATCATCGGCCGTGTGATGACGGAGGAAGAGGCAGAGGCAGAGGAGAAAAAAGGCAACCATGTGACGAAGGTGGCAGACGGCTACCGCCGTATCGTGGCAGCGCCGAAGCCGGTCGATATTGTGGAGATGGATGCGATCCGCGCACTGACAGATGCGGATCAGATCGTTGTTGCCTGCGGAGGAGGCGGTATACCGGTTCTTTCCCAGGACAATAACTTAAAGGGAGCAAGTGCAGTGATCGAGAAGGACCTGGCAGCCGGAAAGCTCGCAGAGCTTCTGGAGGCAGATATGCTCGTGATCTTGACAAGCGTAGACAATGTGTGCCTAGATTACGGCACAGAGAATGAACGCCCGCTGAATTCCATGACAGTGGCGGAAGCAAAGAAATATATGGAGCAGGGACAGTTCGGCGAAGGGGATATGCAGCCGAAGATTCAGGCTGCGATCGACTTTATCGGTGATTCGGCGATCCGCTCCGTATTGATTACAAAGCTTCATGTGGATGGAAGCCAGGTAACTCCGGGCATGGGCACCATGATTACAAAATAAAGTGACAGAATAAAGAGAGGAATATTATGTTAAGAAAGACAAAAATTGTATGTACGTTAGGACCGTCGACGGATGATGAGAATGTGATGCGCAGCCTGATCGAGGAAGGCATGAATGTGGCGCGCTTTAACTTTTCACATGGAGGACACGAGGAGCAGTTTGGAAGACTTACGATGCTTCGCAAGCTGCGAGAGGAAATGAAGCGTCCGGTGGCGGCTCTACTGGATACAAAGGGGCCGGAGATCCGTCTGAAAGAGTTCGCAAGCGGCAAGGTGGAGCTGAAGAACGGACAGACATTTACTCTGACGACGGAGGATATCGTGGGCGATGAGAGCCGTGTGGCGATCACGTACAAGGATCTGCCGGACGATGTGAAGCCGGGAGATACCATTCTGATCGATGACGGACTGATCGGTCTGGAAGTCAAGAAGATCCAGAAAGTATCGGGCACAAAGGCGGATGCAGAGGGCAAAATGCCGATGGATATTGTCTGTACCGTTATGAACGGCGGTATGGTTTCCAATAAAAAGGGCGTGAATGTTCCGAACGTGGAGCTTTCCATGCCGTACATCAGCGAGAAAGACTACGGCGATATTGTATTTGCGGTGGAGAACGACTATGATTTCATTGCGGCATCCTTCGTGCGCTGCGCGGATGACGTGCTTGCAATCCGCAAGATTCTTGAGGAAAAAGGCGGCGAGGACATTCATATCATCGCGAAGATCGAGAACATGCAGGGTGTGCAGAACATCGATGAGATCATCCGCGTCTCCGACGGTATCATGGTTGCCCGTGGCGACATGGGTGTAGAGATTCCGCTTGAGGACGTTCCTGTCATTCAGAAGATGATTATCAAGAAAGTCAGCGGTGCCGGAAAAGTGGTTATCACGGCGACCCAGATGTTGGATTCCATGATGAAACATCCGCGTCCGACCCGCGCGGAGGCGACAGACGTTGCCAACGCAATCTATGACGGAACAAGTGCGATCATGCTTTCCGGTGAGACGGCTGCCGGCCAGTATCCGATCGAGGCATTGAAGACGATGGTCCGCATTGCGGTTCGCACCGAGTGCGATATCAACTATCTGCAGCGTTTCAAGGACCGTAAGAATATGAGCAGCCCGGATGTGACGAACGCGATTTCCCATGCAACCTGTACGATGGCGGGAGACCTCAATGCGGCGGCGATTCTGGCAGTATCCAAGTCCGGACGCACAGCGCGCATGATCTCCAAGTACCGCCCGTACTCTCCGATCATCGGCGCGTGCCTGACGGAGAAAGTATACCGTCAGCTCGGACTTTCCTGGGGCGTTGCACCGCTGCTTCTTGAGCAGAAGAATAAGGCGGAAGAACTGTTTGACTATGCGGTTGACACTGCAGAGACGGCAGGTCTGATCAGCAAGGGCGATGTGGTTGTTCTGACTGCCGGCGTACCGCTTGGCGTATCCGGAACGACCAACCTCATCAAGGTGCAGGTGGCAGGACATATCCTGGTAAAAGGAAAAGGAATTGCAGGTAAGAAGATTGCAGCAAACCTGTGCGTCTGCCACAGCGAGGAAGATCTTGCGAACTTCAAAGAGGGAGACATCATCGTTGCTGCAGATACCAACAACTGCATGATGAAGCAGATGCGTCAGGCATCCGGTCTCATCGTGGAGGCGGACAGCGACAGCTGCCATGCAGCGATTGCAGGACTCAGCCTGGATATTCCGGTACTGATCGGCGCGAAGAACGCACTGGAGGTATTAAAGTCCAGCGCTTATGTAGAGCTTGACAGCGAAAACGGAGTTGTGACAGCGATCTAAGCGATAGCGAATATGTGAAAAAGCCTCACGCGGTTCTTCCATGGGAAGACCGCATGAGGCTTTTTTTAAAGGAACTGTCACAATAAGCATAGTCACTTTTGTGTGATAAGTAATATTATAAGATCACACCGTGGGATTTCAGATGGAAATGCAGGTGGAAATTCGGATCAAAAAATGTGGCATTTCTAACCAGCCGGATGTTTGCATCTTCGATGATCCGTGTCTTTCCAAGTTTGGAGCACTCCGCGGGTCATGTCCGCATCCCGGAAGACAATTTGTAGGACTTTTGTGTGTGTCCCTTATGGGCACCTCTGAACAAAACATAACCGCGCGAAGCCGCTGTCTGAGTCGGCATCTGCCCTATTTTCAATAGCAGATGCCGGCGAGTTCGGTTCGCGCGGTTTTATATTGTCTGTGAAGAGGTGCCATTAGGGACACCAGAAAGTCCGCCCATTGTCTCCGGTGTGTCGGACATGCACCCGTCGGATTGTCCAAACGTGGAAGAGACACGGAATCTGATGCAAACATTCGACCGGAAGAAATACTCACATTTTTCTCTAACGAATATTCCATCTGCATTTCCACACGAAATCCGCAAGTGTGTTTCTTATAATATTACTTATCACTCCCAAAGCGGTCTATGTTTATTGCGACAATTCTTTGTGACAAAAGCCTCAGCGGGTTATCCCATTACAACCTCGACATTCACGTCTTTCTTTCCGTCCGCGAGTGCGATCGGAATCATGCCGCCGGAGATGCCGGATACATCGACATCCTTGCCGTCGACGGTCATGGAAATGACGCCCTTCTCCACATGGTTCGGGTTCTTGACAGTCACATGGTAAGTCGTACCGCGGAAATCTCTTCTGGCGGTAAAGTCGTCGAGAGAGGACGGAATACACGGATCGATCACCAGTCCGTCATAATCCGGGCGGATACCCAGAATATACTGGGAGACGTCAAGGAATGTCCATGCAGCTGTTCCGGTCAGCCAGCTGTTCTTGGCCTCCCCGAAATTCCTGGCATCCTTGCCCGCGATCATCTGTGAGTAGACATACGGCTCGGTGCGGTGGATTTCGCTGATGTCCTCGATGTAGGCGGGACAGGTTCTGGTGTATACCTGCCATGCACGGCTGCCGCGTCCGACGACCGTCTCAGCGATTGAGATCCACGGATTGTTGTGGCAGAAGATACCTGCATTTTCCTTGTATCCCGGCGGATAGGAAGAAATCTCGCCAAGTTCTACGTGATATCTGTGGTAAGCCGGCTGCAGCAGGACAATGCCATACTTGGTGTCGAGATACTTCTCGACAGACTGCATTGCCTTTAAGCAGTTGCCCTC
This region includes:
- the pyk gene encoding pyruvate kinase, with amino-acid sequence MLRKTKIVCTLGPSTDDENVMRSLIEEGMNVARFNFSHGGHEEQFGRLTMLRKLREEMKRPVAALLDTKGPEIRLKEFASGKVELKNGQTFTLTTEDIVGDESRVAITYKDLPDDVKPGDTILIDDGLIGLEVKKIQKVSGTKADAEGKMPMDIVCTVMNGGMVSNKKGVNVPNVELSMPYISEKDYGDIVFAVENDYDFIAASFVRCADDVLAIRKILEEKGGEDIHIIAKIENMQGVQNIDEIIRVSDGIMVARGDMGVEIPLEDVPVIQKMIIKKVSGAGKVVITATQMLDSMMKHPRPTRAEATDVANAIYDGTSAIMLSGETAAGQYPIEALKTMVRIAVRTECDINYLQRFKDRKNMSSPDVTNAISHATCTMAGDLNAAAILAVSKSGRTARMISKYRPYSPIIGACLTEKVYRQLGLSWGVAPLLLEQKNKAEELFDYAVDTAETAGLISKGDVVVLTAGVPLGVSGTTNLIKVQVAGHILVKGKGIAGKKIAANLCVCHSEEDLANFKEGDIIVAADTNNCMMKQMRQASGLIVEADSDSCHAAIAGLSLDIPVLIGAKNALEVLKSSAYVELDSENGVVTAI
- the arcC gene encoding carbamate kinase, giving the protein MKKKKIVIALGHDALGTTLPEQKEATKRTAKAVADFIREDYQVVITHSNGPQVGMIHTAMNEFCRLYPEYTATPMSVCSAMSQGYIGYDLQNAIRAELLNRGIYKTVSTILTQVVVDPYDEAFYKPSKIIGRVMTEEEAEAEEKKGNHVTKVADGYRRIVAAPKPVDIVEMDAIRALTDADQIVVACGGGGIPVLSQDNNLKGASAVIEKDLAAGKLAELLEADMLVILTSVDNVCLDYGTENERPLNSMTVAEAKKYMEQGQFGEGDMQPKIQAAIDFIGDSAIRSVLITKLHVDGSQVTPGMGTMITK